The following proteins come from a genomic window of Corallococcus sp. NCRR:
- a CDS encoding DUF6585 family protein, translating to MTPGRQPLRVHCISPWIAVVIFAVFLFLSLHNAVMAKRPAYSRFEIIIAWLIVVVVWGAFFALLWFLRQQRVELYSEGLVHHQRQGAVRLTWQQVVRYEVHLTHNPHAGGSLSQAIWSRLAKNGERARSLASTSS from the coding sequence ATGACACCTGGACGCCAGCCCCTGCGGGTCCACTGCATCTCGCCTTGGATCGCGGTGGTTATTTTCGCTGTCTTCCTCTTCCTGTCGCTGCACAATGCCGTGATGGCGAAGCGGCCTGCCTACAGCCGTTTCGAGATCATCATCGCGTGGCTGATTGTCGTCGTCGTGTGGGGCGCGTTCTTCGCCCTCCTGTGGTTTCTGCGGCAGCAGCGGGTGGAGTTGTATTCGGAGGGGCTCGTTCACCATCAGCGGCAGGGCGCGGTGCGTCTGACGTGGCAGCAGGTGGTGCGATACGAAGTGCACCTGACGCACAACCCTCATGCTGGCGGGTCACTGTCCCAGGCCATCTGGTCCCGGCTGGCGAAGAACGGAGAGCGGGCTCGCTCACTGGCTTCTACCAGCTCGTGA
- a CDS encoding alpha-amylase family glycosyl hydrolase, which produces MHWRKSLLTLAMAGVLAACHDGNSGSDGGTQPPPPVDAGEDAGVEDGGVDAGVDAGTPYTATVDTAAARADSRLACFKGNGEPACGLRLYQVMVEAFVDADSTADYNTGYGTSHHKGDLLGIINSLDAIKSTGVNALWLTPVFASVPVNGQDDWASRLDATGYFASDYFNVDPKFGTNARLQELVDGAHARGMYVFLDGVFGHYKVNASDYPSPQGRKLSTTGQQGGTGRSAVYPDDLEFFKEVAAHWVTTYKVDGWRLDQAAQVPVQYWDDLRTAVAQAAADVSYTNAAGQSVHPLGYMVAEIWSGPADIASNGYGPAASPALLSAFDFPVRYSLVQTLAVEESGTGNRGANNLQAGYQNQLAYPAHAMPNLMLTNHDLVRFGDLLQRGGLAQPEDNSWWARHKAAFSFMAGYSGPITLYYGDEVGQELPGFAAKEDNATCAVRGLCDDHVSRTSAIVDGIPTTVGAPATVLTPAQADLKLYVSSLWALRDAHPALANGSRTHIYSDDTVYIDRKDTGSDHVLYVLNVKATPAVITVAGTAIGSAGALVGLMGGEDVALVDGHHDIALRPFEGRFFVIASPTAEGPQTGPGGGLSGQGPLARCDAPTVDGLGPLGKELFIRGSYVGGDNFGATPANRRFAYKGDNIYQVVVNEPDVTAYTFKFASADWSTELAVLGGNPVVIASEQPMALAAGPGKESSLAIPEAGDYVFSFRINASNNGGELMVSKCP; this is translated from the coding sequence ATGCATTGGCGGAAGTCCCTTCTCACGCTGGCCATGGCGGGTGTCCTGGCCGCCTGCCATGACGGGAACAGTGGAAGCGATGGTGGGACCCAGCCTCCGCCTCCGGTGGATGCGGGTGAGGACGCTGGCGTGGAGGATGGCGGGGTGGACGCGGGAGTGGATGCGGGCACTCCGTACACCGCCACCGTCGACACCGCCGCGGCCCGGGCCGACAGCCGCCTGGCCTGCTTCAAGGGCAACGGCGAACCCGCGTGCGGCCTTCGCCTGTACCAGGTCATGGTCGAGGCCTTCGTCGATGCCGACAGCACCGCGGATTACAACACCGGTTACGGAACCAGCCATCACAAGGGGGACTTGCTGGGCATCATCAACAGCCTCGACGCCATCAAGTCCACTGGCGTCAACGCACTCTGGCTGACACCCGTCTTCGCGAGCGTTCCCGTGAACGGCCAGGACGACTGGGCCAGCCGCCTGGATGCCACGGGATATTTCGCGTCGGACTACTTCAACGTCGACCCGAAGTTCGGCACCAACGCCAGACTCCAGGAGCTGGTCGACGGCGCGCATGCCCGGGGAATGTATGTCTTCCTGGACGGTGTGTTCGGTCACTACAAGGTCAACGCCAGTGATTACCCCTCGCCGCAGGGCCGCAAGCTCTCCACCACGGGGCAGCAGGGAGGCACGGGACGCTCGGCGGTCTATCCGGACGACCTCGAGTTCTTCAAGGAGGTCGCCGCGCACTGGGTGACCACCTACAAGGTCGACGGCTGGCGTTTGGATCAGGCCGCACAGGTCCCGGTGCAGTACTGGGACGACCTGCGGACCGCCGTCGCCCAGGCCGCGGCGGACGTGAGCTACACGAACGCGGCGGGCCAGTCCGTCCATCCGCTGGGGTACATGGTGGCGGAGATCTGGAGCGGGCCGGCGGACATCGCCAGCAACGGCTATGGCCCCGCCGCGAGCCCCGCGCTGCTGTCCGCATTCGACTTTCCGGTGCGCTACAGCCTGGTGCAGACGCTGGCCGTCGAGGAGTCCGGCACGGGGAACCGTGGAGCGAACAACCTCCAGGCGGGGTATCAGAACCAGTTGGCCTATCCGGCCCACGCCATGCCGAACCTGATGCTGACCAACCACGACCTGGTCCGCTTCGGCGACCTCCTCCAGCGAGGAGGCCTGGCGCAGCCCGAGGACAATTCCTGGTGGGCGCGGCACAAGGCCGCCTTCAGCTTCATGGCCGGGTACAGCGGCCCCATCACCCTCTACTACGGTGACGAGGTCGGCCAGGAGCTGCCGGGCTTCGCGGCCAAGGAGGACAACGCAACCTGTGCCGTCCGGGGACTCTGCGACGACCATGTCTCCCGGACCTCCGCCATCGTGGATGGGATTCCGACCACGGTGGGAGCACCCGCCACGGTGCTCACGCCCGCGCAGGCGGACCTGAAGCTGTATGTTTCGTCACTGTGGGCGCTGCGCGATGCGCATCCGGCGCTGGCGAACGGCAGCCGGACGCATATCTACTCGGACGACACCGTCTACATCGACCGCAAGGACACGGGCAGCGACCACGTCCTGTATGTGTTGAACGTGAAGGCAACGCCCGCCGTCATCACTGTTGCTGGGACGGCCATTGGCAGTGCGGGAGCGCTCGTCGGGCTGATGGGAGGCGAGGACGTGGCCCTCGTGGATGGGCACCATGACATCGCTCTGAGGCCGTTCGAGGGCCGGTTCTTCGTCATCGCTTCGCCGACGGCGGAAGGCCCGCAGACAGGCCCGGGCGGTGGACTCTCTGGACAGGGGCCGTTGGCGCGTTGCGACGCCCCGACGGTGGATGGGCTTGGGCCGCTCGGCAAGGAGCTCTTCATCCGGGGCAGCTATGTCGGCGGAGACAACTTCGGCGCGACGCCCGCCAACCGCCGGTTCGCCTACAAGGGCGACAACATCTACCAGGTGGTGGTCAACGAGCCGGACGTCACCGCGTATACCTTCAAGTTCGCCAGCGCGGACTGGTCCACGGAGCTCGCGGTGTTGGGTGGGAACCCGGTGGTGATTGCCTCCGAGCAGCCCATGGCGCTCGCCGCGGGCCCCGGCAAGGAGTCCTCACTCGCGATTCCAGAGGCCGGCGACTACGTGTTCAGCTTCCGCATCAATGCCAGCAACAACGGCGGCGAGCTGATGGTGAGCAAGTGCCCCTGA